One genomic segment of Mastomys coucha isolate ucsf_1 unplaced genomic scaffold, UCSF_Mcou_1 pScaffold22, whole genome shotgun sequence includes these proteins:
- the Adra2c gene encoding alpha-2C adrenergic receptor: protein MASPALAAALAVAAAEGPNGSDAGEWGSGGGANASGTGWGPPPGQYSAGAVAGLAAVVGFLIVFTVVGNVLVVIAVLTSRALRAPQNLFLVSLASADILVATLVMPFSLANELMAYWYFGQVWCGVYLALDVLFCTSSIVHLCAISLDRYWSVTQAVEYNLKRTPRRVKATIVAVWLISAVISFPPLVSFYRRPDGAAYPQCGLNDETWYILSSCIGSFFAPCLIMGLVYARIYRVAKLRTRTLSEKRGPAGPDGASPTTENGLGKAAGENGHCAPPRTEVEPDESSAAERRRRRGALRRGGRRREGAEGDTGSADGPGPGLAAEQGARTASRSPGPGGRLSRASSRSVEFFLSRRRRARSSVCRRKVAQAREKRFTFVLAVVMGVFVLCWFPFFFSYSLYGICREACQLPEPLFKFFFWIGYCNSSLNPVIYTVFNQDFRRSFKHILFRRRRRGFRQ from the coding sequence ATGGCGTCCCCAGCGCTGGCCGCGGCGCTGGCGGTGGCGGCGGCTGAGGGCCCCAACGGGAGCGACGCGGGCGAATGGGGTAGCGGCGGGGGTGCCAACGCCTCGGGGACCGGCTGGGGGCCACCGCCGGGCCAGTACTCCGCAGGTGCCGTGGCGGGGCTGGCAGCCGTGGTGGGTTTCCTCATCGTTTTCACCGTGGTGGGCAACGTGCTCGTGGTGATTGCTGTGTTGACCAGTCGAGCGCTGCGCGCCCCGCAGAACCTCTTCCTGGTGTCTCTGGCCTCAGCTGACATCCTGGTGGCCACACTGGTCATGCCCTTTTCGCTGGCCAATGAACTCATGGCCTACTGGTACTTCGGGcaagtgtggtgtggtgtgtaccTGGCACTGGACGTGCTCTTCTGCACCTCGTCCATCGTGCACCTGTGTGCCATTAGTCTGGACCGCTACTGGTCGGTGACGCAAGCGGTAGAGTACAACCTGAAGCGCACGCCGCGCCGTGTCAAGGCCACCATCGTGGCCGTGTGGCTCATCTCCGCTGTCATCTCCTTCCCGCCTCTTGTCTCGTTCTACCGCCGGCCCGACGGCGCCGCCTATCCGCAGTGCGGCCTCAACGATGAGACCTGGTACATCTTGTCCTCCTGCATAGGCTCCTTCTTCGCGCCCTGCCTCATCATGGGCCTGGTCTATGCGCGCATCTACCGCGTGGCCAAGCTGCGCACGCGTACGCTCAGCGAGAAACGCGGCCCCGCCGGCCCCGACGGCGCGTCCCCGACCACAGAGAATGGGCTGGGCAAGGCGGCGGGGGAGAACGGGCACTGCGCGCCCCCGCGCACTGAAGTGGAGCCGGATGAGAGCAGCGCGGCGGAGAGGCGGAGGCGCCGGGGCGCGCTGCGCCGAGGAGGACGGCGGCGAGAGGGTGCCGAGGGGGACACGGGCAGTGCGGACGGACCGGGACCCGGACTGGCGGCCGAGCAGGGTGCTCGGACGGCGTCTCGGTCCCCAGGCCCCGGAGGGCGCCTGTCGCGGGCCAGCTCGCGCTCCGTCGAGTTCTTCCTGTCGCGTCGGCGCCGGGCGCGCAGCAGTGTGTGCCGCCGCAAGGTGGCCCAGGCGCGCGAGAAGCGCTTCACCTTCGTGTTGGCGGTGGTCATGGGCGTGTTCGTACTGTGCTGGTTCCCCTTCTTTTTCAGCTACAGCCTGTATGGCATCTGCCGCGAGGCCTGCCAGCTGCCAGAACCGctctttaagtttttcttctgGATTGGCTACTGCAACAGTTCGCTCAACCCGGTCATCTACACTGTCTTCAATCAGGACTTCAGGCGCTCTTTCAAGCACATCCTCTTCcgaaggaggagaaggggcttCAGGCAGTGA